The Candidatus Saccharimonadales bacterium nucleotide sequence TAAATTAATTTACTAACATACCTATAAATGATATAATACTGCAAGTATTTCATTGCAGTAGTACTCGCCCTTCGAACGATTGGATAAGAAATTGTCTGTCTCAATAGAAAAAGATGAAACCAAAGCAGTCAACCTTTCGGTTGGTGCTGGAATTGCGATCGTCGGGATGTGGGCCATTGCAGCCACAGTCACGCTCATCCTGTTCTTCACAATCTTCAAGAACATTGGTTCGCCCAGTCTCCCCGTCGAGCAGGTAACGGTACTGGCGCAGACCAAGTTGGCTGTTACGGCGATCGGGTTGATCGCAATTGTTGGATCACCGATGATCGCAGTCTATTCGCTCACCAAGCACATCATCGGCAAGAAGGACTGATCTCCGCATCGTCGCATCGAGCAAAAGCTCTGCGTCATCGATGCGGAACTTTTGTTTTCTAGTCTGCCGTAAATGAGATCTATTTGATGCGAATTCGGTTGCCGCGAGGGTTATGCTCAAGTTCAACGAGGCCAAGCTCTTCAAGTAATGGGGGCATATACATGCCAAATCTTCCTCTGAGGCCTTTCTTTAGGACGTACCACCCACCGATTGGATTTTTATCTGAGCGAGCCCAGGCCTCAATAGTATTTTCTCTTGCAGGTTTTTGCTCATCGGCGCTTCCGAGCTCCATCCAGCCACCATGTTCTTTTAGCATTGCACAGGCATCATCGATTGCACGTCTTTCGTATATGAGGGTTGTTTTACCTACGATGCAGACAATAACTTCCTTGTCATATTTTGTATCGAAATACATCTGGTATTCAGAAGATAGCGGGGGAGTTTTTAGTTGCCAAGGATTTTCCTTTGTGCCACTGCCAGTAGCCATAGTAGTTCTTTCCTATAGGTTATAACTTAACTATACCACTCGCATGCGACAATAAAGGCTGCTTTTTATCTCTATCGTCAAGTTTGTACAGTGTACATATAAAGAGTATATTTGGTCCATACTATGTATAAGGAGTAACTATGCCAAAAGAGAATAATATAACGACATATCGAAATTTAGCTCAAACAATAACTGTAGGTTCAGCTGTCGCTACGGGAATCGTGTGGGTAGTTGCGACTATTGTAAAAGCAACTGATACTAGCTGGCTTATGATGCTTCAGGACGCTTTTGTCATTATAACTGCGGTCGGTGGTGTTACTATGGGCGTTCTTTATCTTATTAGCAGATTACAAAAAAAGTAGATACTAAATATTCGATATTGAATCCAAATAAAAAACGCCGACCGGTAGCGAAAAGGACGACGTTCTTTATTTGGAGGGCCAGCGGGGACTTGAACCCCGGACACCCTGCTTAAGAGGCAGGTGCTCTAACCAGCTGAGCTACTGGCCCATATATAGTGTGTTGATGAAATGTACGACTTTACGTCAATTTAACTCTAAAAACTATAGCAAATAAAGGGTAATTTGTAAATAAGAGCCTCCGCTTTATTGTAAGCGGAGGCATATTATTTTAGTACTTATTAGACAGCTGCTGGTGGAGTCGGAGGTATATTTGTTGGCGGCTGGTAAACAGGAGGCTGCATAGGGTTTGCTGCGAGATTTTGGTTCCATTTTGAATCATCAACTGCAAGCCAGATAAGCCAAACAAGTGGGAGGAAGATTGCAAATAGTACAAACCAACCTTCTTTACCAAACTTAAGTCCAATGTTATGTTCAGCAATAACATAGAAGACAAGTGCAACGATATTAACAATTGGAACAAACATCAGGACTGACCAGTATCCTTTTTGGTCACCTAGTTCAAGCATGATCCATATGTTATAGACAGGGATCCAAGCTTTTGATGGAGCAACACCAGCTTTTTTGAAGATTCGACTAAGTAGGAATGAGTGAACGACATATGCGAGAATGAGAACTATCACATAAACGACCATCAGTGTTCCTGCTATTGCAAGAGCGGTTCCTGAATCGACACTATTGGTCGTCTCTGTTGTCGTGTAGGTATACGACTGGGCTAACTGTGTTAATAAACTCATTTGGACTCCTTTTTATGGTTCTTCAGGTTATTATATCACGTCAAGAGATGGTGAAAATATCTTTTTGACCCCTGATATGGTAGTATAAATGATATGACAAAAATACTTAGCGGTAGTGAAATTGCTGAATTTATTAAGGAGCGTCAGGCTCGTCAGGTACGCGCACTTCGCCAGGCTGATCATGTTGCGCCGACTCTTGCGATCGTAAAAGCCACTGACTCTTCACCCGTTATTGAAGCCTATGTGCGTATGAAACAGCGATATGCCGCTGACATACTTATAGATACAGTTATCGAGACTGTTGATGATAATGATATGCCTGCTGTACTCGAAAAGTTAAGTTCTGATCCAAGTATTCATGGCATTATTGTTCAGCTACCATTAACTGATCCAACGAAAACTGATGAGATCGTCAATTTAATCGCACCAAGCAAAGATGTTGATGGGCTTGGCAAGGACGCAGCGTTTGATAGCGCAACTGCAGAAGCAATTAATTGGCTGTTAGTTGGTTACGGTGTGGAACTAAAAACCAAAAAGATTGTAATTATCGGTAACGGTAGACTAGTAGGTGCTCCACTGTATAAAATATGGCAATCAGGAGGCTACAATGTCACGATCGTCGGAAGAGATGATGACCTAAAAGCAAGTCTAGTATCCGCTGACATTATAGTAACTGCAACTGGATCAGCAGGGCTTCTTACAAGCGATATGGTTGCTATTGGTGCTGTCGTTGTTGATGCGGGTACTGCAAGTGAAGACGGCGTGATCGTAGGTGATGTTGATCAGTCTGTTCGCGCCAGGGAAGATCTTACAATTACACCTGAAAAAGGCGGCGTAGGCCCGCTTACGATTACAGCGTTATTTGATCATGTGATTCGTGCAGCAACTGAATCAGCGAAAACTACACTAGATTAAGCGCTTCTTTGACACGTCCAACAACTTGACGCGGCGTAAGATCGGCTTTGACGATATAACTATGAATTCCTAATGCACGCAGGCTCTTTGGTGCTTCTTCCTCGCCTAGATTTGTAAGAATAATGACAGGAATTGTTTTACCCCAACTCTTCGCACGGATATTTTCAAGTGCTTCTGCGCCACCCATGTGGGGCATTTGTAGATCAAGTAGAATAATGTCTGGCAGGAATTTTTCAACCATAGTAACGCCACGCTCGCCGTTATCTGCAAGCTGCACATCAAAGCCATCAGCTTCAAATTTCATGCGGTACATTTGGTTAATTACTGGGTCGTCTTCGATGATAGCTATTTTGGTCATATACTAAAAATAGTATACCACAAGCAGTACCTGGACAGGTGGTGATGGTATGATAAGACCATGACAGCAGCTGAACGCTACGGCACAGAAAGACTTTCAGAAGTACCAAAAGCACCCATGTTTCGTAGTGGCAAGCACACGATCTCGTCACGCGATCCCACGCAGGGACAGGTTGTTCGTGAGTTTGCTCAGTCAATGCACACCCAGGTCTATCTTGATAAGCACTTTATTGAACCGGTTGATCTTGACGAACGGGGCATGTTTACTGATGAATATAATGACAGGGCTACATATGTAGTTGCGGAAAATGGACAGCGCTACTCGGCGTGTCGATATATCGCTGCAACAAAAAAAGAAGGACTTATGTCACTCCCTACTCCAAGGCACTTTGCACTTGATGCGAAAGAAGTGCAGGACGTCGCAGGTACACGGCTGGTTGACCTAAGAGCTTCCGAAGTCGTAGAAATATCAGGACTCGTTTCAGTAAAGCGAGAAGATAAAGAGGTAGGACATTCGGGTGACCTGAACGCAACCTGGCTTCTTCACTCTGCCGCTCTTCGTGAGTCACTTGACCAGGGGCATAAGTTATGGCTTCTTAATACTCACGAGACACTTATTCGCCAACTTGAAATTATTCTAGGTCCAGATCAGATTCATAGACTCGGTGCGCCTATGGACTATATGGGATCAATGACAGTTCCAGTTGCGATTAATCCCCAATCTGTTGTAACGAGCGCGCTCAATGATGATAGTATTCACGGAGAAGCGAAACGGCATCATCTTATGGAAGCTCTTCCCGGTGTCAATGCCGACAAATTGTCTAAAGAGACGAAGGCAGCTCTTGAACGGAGAGGAATTCCATATGTCAAAACTCCACGCCTCGAGCGGCTTGTAAAAAGTCCAAAGACTTGGGTTAATACCGCGCTCGGAGCATATGCCCTTGCAAGGGCAGCACCACTCCCAGCTATAGATCAGTTTCACGGTGATTGGCGAGTATTTTTAGCATTGGATTTAGTAACTGTTGCACCGTATACCTGGGGAATTACAACGGCTGCGACAGGTACGACCCGCCGCCGCCGTCTCGTCGGGGCTTCGGCTGCTGTTGGGGGTTTTGCGACGCCTTATGCATATCTTATTGGAACAGGGGATCATTATCCGCCAATTGTCGATGGAGCTATCGCTGGCTTTGTTGGGCTTGCGACACTACAAGAGGTTGCGAAAAATCGGAGGAATAAACGGATCTTTCGTGAATTAGAAGCAGTTAAATAGCCAGTATACGTATACCCACCTTTCACGCTATACTATGCTTATGCTATTCGAACTCTGGCTACTGCTAACGACAAATATAATTGTCGCCCTCGTAATATTAGTTGTTATGTTCGCGACAACAGTTCCACGAAGACTGAGGGTCACTTTAATACTTACAATTGGAAGTTTGGCTGCCTGGCAAGATACTGTGTATATTTCAAATAATACCCACGAGGCAGTGGAGTTTTGGAATAACCTTGCATTTGTATGGCCAGGCCTCGCTATTATTAGTTTCTTCATATTTGTGCATCAACTCGGGACCCACAAAAAGTGGCTACCGGGAAATCGGCTACATACTGTGGTGAAATATTTTCCGAATGTCGT carries:
- a CDS encoding DUF6855 family protein, whose protein sequence is MATGSGTKENPWQLKTPPLSSEYQMYFDTKYDKEVIVCIVGKTTLIYERRAIDDACAMLKEHGGWMELGSADEQKPARENTIEAWARSDKNPIGGWYVLKKGLRGRFGMYMPPLLEELGLVELEHNPRGNRIRIK
- a CDS encoding response regulator encodes the protein MTKIAIIEDDPVINQMYRMKFEADGFDVQLADNGERGVTMVEKFLPDIILLDLQMPHMGGAEALENIRAKSWGKTIPVIILTNLGEEEAPKSLRALGIHSYIVKADLTPRQVVGRVKEALNLV
- a CDS encoding DUF5684 domain-containing protein, which encodes MSLLTQLAQSYTYTTTETTNSVDSGTALAIAGTLMVVYVIVLILAYVVHSFLLSRIFKKAGVAPSKAWIPVYNIWIMLELGDQKGYWSVLMFVPIVNIVALVFYVIAEHNIGLKFGKEGWFVLFAIFLPLVWLIWLAVDDSKWNQNLAANPMQPPVYQPPTNIPPTPPAAV
- a CDS encoding bifunctional 5,10-methylenetetrahydrofolate dehydrogenase/5,10-methenyltetrahydrofolate cyclohydrolase, with product MTKILSGSEIAEFIKERQARQVRALRQADHVAPTLAIVKATDSSPVIEAYVRMKQRYAADILIDTVIETVDDNDMPAVLEKLSSDPSIHGIIVQLPLTDPTKTDEIVNLIAPSKDVDGLGKDAAFDSATAEAINWLLVGYGVELKTKKIVIIGNGRLVGAPLYKIWQSGGYNVTIVGRDDDLKASLVSADIIVTATGSAGLLTSDMVAIGAVVVDAGTASEDGVIVGDVDQSVRAREDLTITPEKGGVGPLTITALFDHVIRAATESAKTTLD